One segment of Candidatus Fusobacterium pullicola DNA contains the following:
- a CDS encoding MarR family transcriptional regulator, with protein sequence MITINTLAYDICYTARKIYQFLTNEFKKFDITPEQFIILATLFEQEGISQMDLALKLDKDKNTVKAIIDNLEKKGFLFKGENKIDKRASLSL encoded by the coding sequence GTGATAACAATTAATACTTTAGCCTATGATATCTGTTATACAGCTAGAAAGATTTATCAATTTTTAACTAATGAATTTAAAAAATTCGATATTACTCCTGAACAATTTATTATACTTGCAACTCTATTTGAACAGGAGGGAATCTCTCAAATGGACTTAGCATTGAAATTGGATAAGGATAAAAATACAGTTAAGGCAATTATTGATAATTTAGAAAAGAAGGGATTTTTATTTAAAGGAGAGAATAAAATTGATAAAAGAGCCTCTCTCTCTTTGTAA
- a CDS encoding DUF4438 domain-containing protein: protein MIKTNKENLVMQSVGGKVHSPIISTPYRVSRDGKPMILPATGGISYNVKVGDSCMKWVGDHVEPGVSVRNENTSENSALMVLSCIGNKARVVSGDAKGAEGFVTGGHGGIEHTLVYFDEETLEKLNLDDKILVKAFGQGLEIEGFEDITCMNIDPELLEKMDIRVTEDGCLEVPIVTEIPPYLMGSGVGSATAFSGDYDIMTGDAEANEKYGINELRFGDIVLLQDCNNCFGRDYLKGSVTIGVIVHSDCVKAGHGPGVTTIMSCPTSKIRGRKDKNANIAYYMGVMR, encoded by the coding sequence ATGATAAAAACAAATAAAGAGAATCTTGTTATGCAATCTGTAGGTGGAAAAGTTCACAGCCCTATTATCTCAACTCCATATAGAGTTAGTAGAGATGGAAAACCAATGATATTACCAGCTACTGGTGGGATATCATATAATGTCAAAGTTGGAGACTCATGTATGAAATGGGTTGGAGACCACGTAGAGCCAGGAGTGAGTGTAAGAAATGAAAATACATCTGAAAATAGTGCACTTATGGTATTGAGTTGTATAGGAAATAAAGCTAGAGTGGTATCTGGAGATGCCAAGGGAGCAGAGGGGTTTGTAACAGGAGGACATGGTGGAATAGAGCATACTCTTGTATATTTTGATGAGGAGACTTTAGAAAAATTAAATTTAGATGATAAAATTTTAGTTAAAGCTTTTGGTCAAGGACTTGAGATAGAGGGATTTGAAGATATAACTTGTATGAATATAGATCCAGAACTTTTAGAAAAGATGGATATAAGAGTTACAGAAGATGGATGTTTGGAAGTGCCAATTGTAACAGAGATACCACCATATTTGATGGGGTCTGGAGTAGGTAGTGCAACAGCTTTTTCTGGTGATTATGATATTATGACTGGAGATGCTGAAGCAAATGAAAAGTATGGAATAAATGAACTTAGATTTGGAGATATAGTTTTATTACAAGATTGTAATAACTGCTTTGGAAGAGATTACTTAAAAGGTTCAGTAACAATCGGAGTAATAGTTCACAGTGATTGTGTAAAGGCAGGACATGGACCAGGAGTTACAACAATTATGAGTTGTCCAACTTCAAAAATAAGAGGTAGAAAGGATAAAAATGCTAATATAGCTTACTATATGGGAGTTATGAGATAG
- a CDS encoding ACT domain-containing protein: protein MKCIITVLGTDKVGIIAKVCTYLSEVNINILDISQTIVSGYFNMMMIVDAEKASKSLEGFTDDLIEIGNKLGVKITVQHEDIFKCMHRI, encoded by the coding sequence ATGAAATGTATTATAACTGTTCTTGGAACAGATAAGGTTGGAATTATTGCTAAAGTTTGTACTTATCTTTCTGAGGTAAATATCAATATCCTTGATATTTCTCAAACTATTGTAAGTGGATATTTTAATATGATGATGATTGTTGATGCTGAAAAAGCTTCTAAATCTTTAGAAGGGTTCACAGATGACCTTATTGAGATTGGAAACAAACTTGGAGTTAAAATAACAGTACAACATGAAGATATCTTCAAATGTATGCACCGTATATAG